AGGCCAACATCTCCTCTTAGAAGTGGAGATATAGTAGAAGTAATAGGGATGGCTTCAGAAGATGAATGTCAACATGAGATGTTTGTTAATATTCGTTGGCAAAAGAGTATTATATCTGTACCTTTATCTCAACTTGTGGGAATCAAATTAAGAGATAAAACATATGAAGCTATTGAAGATTGGCATTATTGGGTCAAACGCGGTTATGAATTGTGAAGCCATTATTGTATTTGATTTAAATCTTTAGGAACTATAAATAACTGTAGTTTGGCAAATTT
The DNA window shown above is from Elusimicrobiota bacterium and carries:
- a CDS encoding calcium-binding protein; the encoded protein is MKVTIKENKIRENRITNEIIVDCYDEEEQAMGWYYYLEDKLSFPFTAKCIMKRPTSPLRSGDIVEVIGMASEDECQHEMFVNIRWQKSIISVPLSQLVGIKLRDKTYEAIEDWHYWVKRGYEL